In Halococcus salsus, one DNA window encodes the following:
- a CDS encoding AbrB/MazE/SpoVT family DNA-binding domain-containing protein, with the protein MSGTTRDVVRVSAKGQATIPKQLREKFGIETPGRVRFRESEAGEIVVEPVPRPSELRGRLATDEYERGEITAKLQEFRDSERVEERPRDVANPDGDE; encoded by the coding sequence ATGAGCGGTACGACTCGTGACGTCGTCAGAGTGTCGGCGAAGGGGCAGGCGACGATCCCGAAGCAACTCCGCGAGAAGTTCGGGATCGAGACCCCAGGACGGGTTCGGTTCCGCGAGAGCGAGGCGGGCGAGATCGTGGTCGAGCCCGTTCCACGACCGTCAGAGCTCCGGGGTCGACTCGCCACCGACGAGTACGAGCGGGGCGAAATCACGGCGAAGCTTCAGGAGTTTCGCGATTCCGAACGCGTCGAAGAGCGGCCGCGCGACGTGGCGAACCCGGATGGCGATGAGTGA